The following are encoded together in the Ranitomeya imitator isolate aRanImi1 chromosome 4, aRanImi1.pri, whole genome shotgun sequence genome:
- the LOC138674731 gene encoding beta-synuclein-like, translating into MDVLIKGFSKAKEGVVAAAEKTKQGVAEAAEKTKEGVLYVGSKARDEVVQGVASVAEKTKEQASQLGGDVMSGAANIGEATGLVKKDEFPTDIKPEEEGQEALEEPAAEPLLEPEGESYEEAPQDDYQEYEPEAEHPFTLDPVTSSFSTKIAIMKILIRNSR; encoded by the coding sequence ATGGATGTGCTTATTAAAGGCTTTTCCAAAGCAAAAGAAGGGGTGGTGGCCGCAGCTGAGAAAACCAAGCAAGGGGTAGCAGAAGCTGCGGAGAAGACCAAGGAAGGTGTCTTATATGTGGGAAGCAAAGCCAGAGATGAAGTAGTACAAGGAGTGGCTTCGGTGGCTGAGAAGACCAAAGAGCAGGCATCTCAGCTGGGTGGGGACGTCATGTCTGGAGCTGCGAACATTGGTGAAGCCACCGGCCTAGTGAAGAAGGATGAATTTCCCACAGATATTAAGCCTGAAGAAGAAGGCCAGGAAGCTTTGGAAGAACCTGCCGCTGAACCACTGCTGGAGCCAGAAGGGGAGAGCTACGAGGAAGCCCCCCAGGATGATTACCAGGAATATGAACCAGAAGCAGAACATCCCTTCACTCTGGATCCAGTCACCAGCAGCTTCAGCACCAAGATAGCGATAATGAAGATACTAATAAGAAATTCCAGATAA